One segment of Canis lupus familiaris isolate Mischka breed German Shepherd unplaced genomic scaffold, alternate assembly UU_Cfam_GSD_1.0 chrUn_S2159H2359, whole genome shotgun sequence DNA contains the following:
- the LOC119878966 gene encoding leucine-rich repeat-containing protein 37A2-like isoform X2 has product MGTTQVSLSTIESILMMTLELEKLILPSRMSCCLCQLKNNIEVVCKTVKLHCDGECLTNATRCDEKASIMNVEGSFMKVLKARKKSTSTELTIEPEKASSDKNGIGLSAFMNEQLDFNDESDVISALNYILPYFSEGNVEDVESTLLPFIKTLFSNVQDGDKPVGYLKNNTKSPSLEPGPNNSTYKNKLRKLSFLENLLDAEIQEKIDEVKKKEKTAMLIPPGILGPKFKKLETAQGQEKTLPKAKNLRKRWFRKNSVLKGPKDLQKRHYKEVDVQSTQGKQSAQSFVKNMAKERRLSGPSPRELEELHMAQRPRKLVGNSVHTESSFIKEHKAAASSFPKQNIMGKPSASTAPKSLPKVKNKSEDSTYPIVVLEDANARVREMEASRPVSHSGKKYIFHKIRSRIVQRTPKTKKSKKFRKKNSLSNRLMPAQRPPLPAVRSLIDSPSQEAISSSEKRIQENPFPELFTLSEPSKENTTVENTTAQNASEEIISPGSTTVSEQTPPEFTNRRNLSNTYSTTTRDNFVPTVKQTNETQWEYHNLVTDLPPKPTGFSVAKLSSAGDLFEIQLNQQLRSLIPNNDVRRLISHVIRTLKMDCSETNVQLACAKLISRTGLLMKLLSEQQEVKVSKAEWDTDQWKTENYINESTEAQSEQKEQKPTKEVPGYGYNNKLILAISVTVVVMILIIVFCLIEIYSHRAAPVEDEEGGSRLFLKSLLHKRCSIQRENQGFFWRRRPLWLRDMYRPLNATRKKNMAQKLHDRDSSDEDEIFNKEPGEKGGAPVEKPRAADSAAEDLGEESDSELRTVIVLK; this is encoded by the exons ATGAAAAAGCATCTATAATGAATGTAGAAGGATCATTCATGAAGGTATTAAAAGCCCGGAAGAAGAGTACCAGTACTGAGCTGACAATTGAGCCAGAGAAGGCATCCTCAGACAAAAATGGCATCGGTCTGTCAGCCTTTATGAATGAGCAGTTAGACTTTAATGATGAAAGTGATGTTATCAGTGCGCTGAATTACATATTACCTTATTTCTCAGAGGGAAATGTAGAAGATGTAGAATCAACATTACTACCATTCATTAAAACTCTGTTTTCAAATGTTCAGGATGGAGACAAGCCTGTGGGTTACttgaaaaacaacacaaagagCCCTTCTCTTGAACCTGGACCCAACAATTcaacttacaaaaataaactgaggaaACTCTCTTTCCTGGAAAATTTGTTAGATgcagaaattcaagaaaaaattgatgaggtaaaaaagaaagaaaaaactgccatGCTTATACCTCCCGGGATTTTAGGTCCCAAATTTAAGAAATTGGAAACTGCCCAAGGACAGGAAAAGACCCTTCCCAAGGCTAAGAATTTACGGAAGAGGTGGTTTAGAAAAAACAGTGTTCTCAAGGGCCCCAAGGACCTACAGAAAAGGCACTACAAGGAAGTGGACGTTCAGAGCACCCAAGGGAAACAGAGTGCCCAGTCATTTGTGAAGAACATGGCCAAAGAAAGAAGGCTCAGTGGACCATCCCCAAGGGAGCTGGAGGAGCTTCACATGGCCCAGAGGCCCAGGAAATTAGTGGGAAACTCCGTCCACACAGAGTCTTCATTCATAAAGGAGCACAAGGCAGCAGCCTCTTCTTTCCCGAAGCAAAACATAATGGGCAAGCCTTCTGCCTCCACTGCTCCAAAATCCCTACCTAAGGtgaaaaacaaatcagaagactCAACCTACCCCATTGTTGTTTTAGAAGATGCGAATGCTAGAGTTAGGGAAATGGAGGCTTCCAGACCAGTCTCGCATtctggaaaaaagtatattttccataaaattcgCTCACGTATAGTCCAAAGAACACCCAagaccaaaaaaagtaaaaagttcagaaagaaaaactcacTCTCGAATAGATTGATGCCTGCACAGAGGCCTCCATTGCCTGCCGTCAGGAGCCTCATCGATTCCCCTTCACAGGAGGCTATTTCATCTTCAGAAAAACGAATTCAGGAAAATCCTTTTCCAGAATTATTTACTCTTTCAGAACCTTCTAAAGAAAACACTACTGTAGAAAACACTACTGCACAGAATGCttctgaagaaattatttctcCAGGAAGCACTACTGTATCAGAACAAACTCCCCCTGAATTCACAAACCGTAGGAATCTTTCCAATACATATTCTACTACCACCAGAGACAACTTTGTGCCGACTGTTAAACAAACCAATGAAACACAATGGGAATACCACAACTTGGTCACTGACTTGCCCCCAAAGCCCACAGGCTTCAGTGTTGCAAAGCTCTCATCCGCAGGTGATCTATTTGAAATTCAGCTAAACCAGCAGCTACGGTCCCTCATCCCGAATAATGACGTGAGAAGGCTCATTTCTCATGTTATCCGGACTTTGAAAATGGACTGCTCTGAGACCAATGTGCAACTGGCCTGTGCCAAGCTTATCTCCAGAACAGGCCTCCTGATGAAGCTTCTCAGCGAGCAGCAGGAAGTAAAGGTGTCCAAGGCAGAGTGGGATACAGACCAATGGAAGACTGAGAACTATATCAATGAGAGCACAGAAGCCCAGAGTGAACAGAAAGAGCAGA agccaACAAAAGAAGTTCCAGGTTATGGCTATAACAACAAACTCATCTTGGCAATATCTGTGACTGTAGTAGTAATGATTTTGATTATAGTTTTCTGTCTCATTGAG ATTTATTCTCATAGAGCAGCACCAGTGGAAGATGAAGAAGGAGGCTCAAG GCTCTTCCTTAAGTCTCTGCTGCATAAGAGATGTTCAATCCAACGGGAGAATCAG GGCTTTTTCTGGAGAAGGCGGCCACTTTGGCTTCGGGACATGTACAGACCTCTCAATGCCACACGGAAGAAAAACATGGCACAGAAGCTACACGACAGGGATTCTTCTGATGAGGATGAGATTTTCAACAAGGAACCAGG AGAGAAAGGTGGTGCCCCAGTAGAGAAGCCTCGGGCTGCAGATTCAGCTGCTGAAGACCTGGGTGAGGAGAGCGACAGTGAACTCCGCACCGTCATCGTCCTCAAGTGA